In Alosa alosa isolate M-15738 ecotype Scorff River chromosome 23, AALO_Geno_1.1, whole genome shotgun sequence, a single window of DNA contains:
- the iqcb1 gene encoding IQ calmodulin-binding motif-containing protein 1 isoform X2, with product MDYCSRALTLNFTNSYGGYKTAVQIADILSACCVGIGRVKKSKAFHKFLPVVVKNLFSLADSLMMKALRDKSEIERARMFRKVMGSISWLLRAHHHLLAHVLNSKHYENIQLSEDEDVAVALLSLWLELLGMKSSKVFEDIGDQALLAIMDDTVYKMSSFQNPVIGRSSVKILMHIMNHDSKMIEVIVKRYKGLAALAVKDWRGKGFDPVLDRFVSLLKSSPFRRTATKGEDVAAEQERAACVIQAAWRAHRTRKRLKKLPRAISRLQRSFRERKRREVAQQERKQAEEDLRMHMQLRRQRANRMFRQRQLQLMEILPAAQVERYLGEVERQAALLIQRVWRGHRERRVFRQRRYHLKRHKAAVTIQRAVLRFLERRRAQKAYATPWMGLRKPSDARRAELQQEVDEYLALYRSRGVSEEHCRELHTSTQQQLRQWLSTREAAQREEEHTQALLAQINTDMELLLNAPSLKESTPQDCEHFRSRSGPVALRAKQCHGAMVRSASLPWWRKLTEESTHADLFCIHGDDDDFGQVDLEVARLYLGGIREDAAAPE from the exons ATGGATTACTGTTCAAGGGCTCTGACGCTCAATTTTACCAACTCTTATGGAGGATACAAAACTGCTGTACAGATTGCAGATATTCTAAG TGCATGCTGTGTTGGTATCGGCAGAGTCAAGAAATCTAAAGCCTTCCACAAGTTTCTGCCAGTGGTGGTGAAAAACCTTTTCTCGCTCGCGGACTCCCTTATGATGAAAGCTCTGCGG GATAAGAGTGAAATCGAAAGGGCTCGTATGTTCCGGAAGGTCATGGGCTCCATAAGCTGGCTCCTGAGGGCTCACCATCATCTTCTTGCACATG TTCTTAATTCCAAACACTATGAAAACATCCAGTTGTCTGAGGATGAGGACGTGGCTGTGGCCTTGCTGTCTCTATGGTTGGAGCTGCTCGGTATGAAAAG CTCCAAAGTCTTTGAGGACATTGGGGACCAGGCTTTGCTTGCCATTATGGATGACACCGTGTACAAGATGTCCAGCTTTCAGAATCCAGTTATTGGCCGCAGTTCAGTGAAGATTCTGATGCACATCATGAATCATGATAGCAAAATGATTGAAGTTATTGTAAAACGTTACAAAG GCCTGGCTGCATTGGCAGTGAAAGACTGGAGAGGCAAAGGCTTCGACCCTGTGCTGGATCGATTTGTCAGCCTGCTGAAGTCATCACCCTTCCGACGCACTGCGACCAAG GGTGAGGATGTGGCAGCAGAGCAGGAGAGGGCAGCGTGTGTGATCCAGGCTGCCTGGAGGGCCCACCGGACGCGAAAGAGACTGAAGAAACTCCCACGAGCCATCAGCAGACTGCAGAGGAGCTTCAG ggAGAGGAAACGCAGGGAGGTGGCGCAGCAGGAGAGGAAGCAGGCAGAGGAGGACCTGCGCATGCACATGCAGCTGCGCAGACAGAGAGCCAACCGCATGTTCCGCCAGAGGCAGCTGCAGCTCATGGAGATCCTCCCTGCAG CCCAGGTGGAGCGTTACCTGGGGGAGGTGGAGCGTCAGGCGGCCCTGCTGATCCAGCGTGTGTGGAGGGGCCACCGGGAGAGACGGGTCTTCCGGCAGCGCAGATACCACCTCAAGCGCCACAAGGCTGCCGTGACCATCCAGAGAGCC GTCCTGCGCTTCTTGGAGCGGCGGCGTGCCCAGAAGGCTTATGCCACCCCCTGGATGGGGCTCAGAAAGCCCTCGGACGCCAGGAGGGCTGAACTGCAGCAGGAGGTGGACGAGTACCTCGCCCTGTACCGT TCTCGTGGCGTGTCGGAGGAGCACTGTCGGGAGCTCCACACCAGCACCCAGCAGCAGCTGCGGCAGTGGCTGAGCACCAGGGAAGCGgcgcagagagaggaggagcacaCACAGGCCCTACTGGCCCAGATCAACACTGACATGGAGCTGCTACTCA ATGCCCCTTCCTTGAAGGAGTCCACGCCGCAGGACTGTGAGCACTTCCGGAGTCGCTCGGGGCCAGTGGCCCTGCGTGCCAAACAGTGCCACGGTGCCATGGTCCGGTCAGCCAGCCTGCCCTGGTGGAGGAAGCTCACAGAGGAGTCCACCCATGCGGACCTGTTCTGTATCCACGGCGACGATGACGACTTTGGGCAGGTGGACTTGGAGGTTGCGAGACTGTATCTGGGTGGAATACGTGAGGATGCAGCAGCACCGGAGTGA
- the tbx19 gene encoding T-box transcription factor TBX19 has product MKVEASMGDGGVGGRAGGANDCCITRLLSVVESELQAGREKGDPTEKQLKVSLEEAELWRKFKEVTNEMIVTKNGRRMFPVLKVSVSGLDPNAMYSFLLDFIPADGHRWKYVNGEWVPAGKPEPHSHSCVYIHPDSPNFGAHWMKAPVSFSKVKLTNKLNGNGQIMLNSLHKYEPQIHIVRVGGNHRMVTNISFVDTQFIAVTAYQNEEITALKIKHNPFAKAFLDAKERNHPKGILETAPDNQHVGIPHCGWFISNPESLCSSGGGNFPYPGGLPLAPHHGYKPYPSLHGHRSAPYPSTYLHHRSHSSVSISDTLNPGTRQVFSGHDSWGGVSMSPSGALGVLPIPPATSPSPGPSSQYPCLWTVSGCSVSSNTAGGPVSSSQGHEGRVDGHEDSSSPCSLLQGHRSTSIEGGEIPSSHVRLGGPGWSCVSTHSF; this is encoded by the exons ATGAAGGTTGAAGCAAGTATGGGAGATGGCGGGGTGGGTGGTCGGGCCGGTGGCGCAAACGACTGCTGTATCACCCGGCTGCTCAGCGTTGTCGAGAGCGAACTCCAGGCCGGTCGGGAGAAGGGCGATCCCACAGAGAAGCAACTGAAAGTGAGTCTGGAGGAGGCAGAGCTCTGGAGGAAATTCAAAGAAGTCACCAACGAAATGATAGTGACTAAGAATGGCAG GCGGATGTTTCCAGTCCTGAAGGTGAGCGTCTCAGGCCTGGACCCCAACGCCATGTACTCCTTCCTGCTGGACTTCATCCCGGCCGACGGCCACCGCTGGAAGTACGTGAACGGGGAGTGGGTGCCGGCAGGCAAGCCAGAACCCCACAGCCACAGCTGCGTCTACATCCACCCCGACTCGCCCAACTTTGGTGCCCACTGGATGAAGGCTCCCGTGTCCTTCAGCAAGGTCAAGCTCACCAACAAGCTCAATGGAAATGGCCAG ATAATGCTGAACTCCCTGCATAAATATGAGCCACAGATCCACATAGTCCGTGTTGGGGGCAACCACCGGATGGTCACCAATATTTCTTTTGTGGACACCCAGTTCATCGCAGTCACCGCCTACCAGAATGAGGAG ATAACAGCTCTGAAGATCAAACATAATCCTTTTGCAAAGGCTTTTCTGGATGCCAAAGAAAG GAACCACCCAAAGGGCATTCTGGAAACTGCTCCTGACAATCAACATGTTGGGATCCCTCACT GTGGCTGGTTTATCTCTAATCCGGAGTCCTTGTGCTCCTCTGGAGGGGGTAACTTCCCCTACCCTGGGGGCCTGCCTCTTGCCCCGCACCACGGGTACAAGCCCTACCCCAGCCTGCACGGGCACCGCTCAGCCCCCTACCCCTCCACGTACCTCCACCACCGCTCACACTCCTCTG TTTCCATCTCTGACACTCTGAATCCAGGCACACGACAGGTGTTCTCTGGCCATGACAGCTGGGGGGGTGTCTCGATGTCCCCCTCTGGAGCCCTTGGCGTGTTACCCATCCCACCAGCCACCTCACCCTCCCCTGGACCCAGCAG TCAGTACCCCTGCCTCTGGACGGTGAGTGGCTGCAGTGTGTCTTCCAACACAGCAGGGGGACCAGTGAGCAGCAGCCAAGGCCATGAGGGGAGGGTGGATGGGCATGAGGATTCCTCTTCACCATGCTCCCTACTCCAAGGTCACAGGTCAACCAGTATTGAAGGTGGTGAAATACCATCAAGCCATGTCAGGCTGGGTGGGCCAGGTTGGTCTTGTGTCTCCACCCACTCATTTTGA
- the ccdc14 gene encoding coiled-coil domain-containing protein 14 encodes MTTRQGLSKHKVISSGRLTSTSRGQPIKKKLPSKPTPAPGPHYSLYSTDSEDQVTTIHRGLDRCAALLHGILQAEQEEPKPPTAKGTKSVPSKPKPKQCPGRLEAERKKPVRKTISASASAPEQKAILTSRSQPALRGQPGYPEEPRPTGDPGGPQMAPPVATAAQWELMQPQVRPMAYPQQQGSSVSQHSSGHQGTTMFNCRLATSTPILGPQDATNSQPYASNPMQVHSTPDAQLQQFAQHWVMTTTAPSVPHGVMSTTTTPQMTIAQHPTFSSVLTPLHHLTPVTSTPAAVTSMPAPLYNHATVITAPPQQPLLPQHGAFPSGQGVPVHSTPIVSPFPAAMPNQDVPQVLHNVNPVATGTLSSYPITAQMPQPPAQVVGHRGPPQGCPSGESSEYSPTSDEDEAEGVDTTPVRDSDSQTGTGTGTGTPAILKAKPLSPEKTAKKVMTVKYLLGELKAMVVNQDSAAVQLINEVENSISLLPAMVGSTNIQAELALALQPLRSENVQLRRRLRILNQQLMERERAEREARPVDCDLEMTSLQSLNLTLQLQLREAHNEMEQIQLKNKELQQAVEDKENELQLSRQQSEAETSRIMMDVSGALSEMKSYQSKLESSMMENAALSSSLQQREAEIYRLQEVIRNLQGPISGSSIERLEVMDAPKPNPHLRKHVLEMHQQDQKSSCGSDDIADSVKNYLQSMEEKNLTSSPPRSHLSPQRTPSHSSSQWRGAGLGLPQEQLCSPRRQGVGVLGKESYSVGSERGFGGGIDFAPLKEAGAALAEPPMRMERSLDGSGALKSLSQIMDRMALTAKGLQCEDSNKPSSTNGTTSHFKVNPGVLPVPPQHLDLGETPAAYTGRPSEMDSSLSSTSTSCESQATDCSMNSWSTFNTRDEEVFRTGMAALDASIARLQRTLQIDIRR; translated from the exons ATGACGACAAGACAAGGACTGTCAAAACACAAG GTGATCTCCTCGGGGAGACTGACCAGCACCAGTCGAGGACAGCCCATCAAGAAAAA gTTACCCAGTAAACCAACACCTGCCCCTGGACCACATTACTCTCTTTACTCTACTGACTCCGAGGATCAA GTCACAACCATACACAGAGGGTTAGATCGCTGTGCAGCCTTGCTCCATGGCATTCTTCAAGCTGAACAAGAGG AACCCAAACCACCCACTGCCAAGGGTACCAAGAGTGTTCCCTCCAAACCCAAACCAAAGCAATGTCCAGGGAGACTggaggcagaaagaaaaaagccTGTGAGGAAAACGATCTCTGCTTCGGCCTCAG CTCCAGAGCAGAAGGCCATCTTGACCTCCCGGTCTCAGCCTGCGCTGAGAGGACAGCCCGGCTACCCTGAAGAGCCCAGACCCACAGGAGATCCAGGAGGCCCTCAGATGGCACCACCTGTGGCCACAGCAGCCCAGTGGGAGCTCATGCAGCCACAGGTTAGACCCATGGCTTACCCACAACAGCAGGGTAGCAGTGTCAGCCAACATTCATCAG GTCATCAGGGCACCACCATGTTTAACTGCCGTTTGGCCACCTCCACTCCGATTCTTGGTCCTCAGGATGCAACTAACTCTCAGCCT tatgCCTCAAACCCTATGCAAGTCCATTCAACACCAGATGCACAGCTGCAGCAGTTCGCTCAGCACTGGGTTATGACCACCACGGCTCCGTCTGTCCCACATGGGGTCATGTCCACTACCACTACACCACAGATGACCATAGCACAGCATCCAACCTTCAGCAGCGTGCTAACTCCCTTACATCATCTTACCCCAGTGACATCTACCCCAGCAGCAGTCACAAGCATGCCTGCCCCTTTATATAATCACGCCACAGTCATAACTGCCCCACCTCAGCAGCCTCTACTGCCCCAGCATGGGGCTTTCCCCTCTGGACAGGGTGTTCCTGTTCACTCCACCCCCATTGTTAGTCCTTTCCCTGCTGCAATGCCAAATCAAGATGTTCCCCAGGTGTTACACAACGTCAACCCCGTTGCCACAGGGACTCTCAGCTCGTACCCCATCACGGCACAGATGCCCCAGCCACCTGCCCAGGTCGTGGGGCATCGAGGCCCGCCTCAGGGGTGCCCGTCTGGGGAGAGCTCGGAGTACAGCCCCACGAGCGACGAGGACGAGGCGGAGGGGGTGGACACTACACCTGTAAGAGACAGCGACTCCCAGACTGGAACCGGCACCGGTACGGGAACGCCGGCCATCCTGAAAGCTAAGCCCCTCAGCCCAGAGAAGACTGCCAAGAAGGTCATGACTGTCAAATACCTCCTTGGGGAGCTGAAAGCAATGGTCGTGAACCAGG ACAGCGCAGCTGTGCAGCTCATCAATGAGGTGGAGAACAGCATCTCTCTCCTGCCAGCCATGGTGGGCTCCACCAACATCCAGGCTGAGCTCGCTCTCGCCCTGCAGCCACTCCGCAGCGAGAATGTGCAGCTCCGCAg ACGTCTGAGGATCCTTAACCAGCAGCTCATGGAGCGTGAGCGAGCAGAGCGAGAGGCCCGGCCTGTGGACTGTGACCTGGAGA TGACCTCGCTGCAGTCCCTCAACCTGACCCTGCAGCTCCAGCTACGGGAGGCCCACAACGAGATGGAGCAGATACAGCTGAAGAACAAGGAGCTACAGCAAGCTGTGGAGGATAAAGAGAACGAGCTGCAGCTGAGCAGGCAGCAAAGCGAAGCAGAGACCAGTCGCATAATGATGG ATGTCAGTGGTGCGTTATCTGAAATGAAAAGCTATCAGAGTAAACTGGAGAGTTCCATGATGGAGAATGCTGCACTGTCCAGCTCTCTCCAGCAGAGGGAAGCAGAGATCTATAGACTACAGGAGGTCATCAG GAATCTTCAGGGGCCAATCTCAGGGTCATCCATAGAGCGTCTTGAAGTGATGGACGCGCCAAAGCCAAATCCCCATCTCAGGAAGCACGTTCTGGAAATGCACCAACAAGATCAAAAAAGCTCTTGTGGGTCTGACGACATCGCCGACTCGGTCAAAAACTACCTTCAGTCCATGGAAGAGAAGAATCTGACCTCTTCACCTCCAAGGTCTCACTTGAGTCCACAGAGGACCCCAAGTCACTCCTCTTCACAGTGGAGAGGTGCTGGGCTTGGTCTTCCGCAGGAACAGCTGTGCTCACCCAGACGGCAGGGTGTGGGTGTACTGGGAAAGGAGAGCTACAGCGTGGGTAGTGAGAGAGGGTTTGGTGGTGGGATTGATTTCGCCCCTCTGAAAGAGGCCGGAGCGGCACTGGCAGAGCCTCCTATGAGGATGGAGAGGTCGTTAGACGGGTCTGGTGCCCTGAAGTCTTTAAGTCAAATCATGGATCGAATGGCCCTGACAGCCAAAGGCCTGCAATGTGAGGACAGTAACAAACCATCTAGCACTAATGGGACAACCTCTCACTTTAAGGTCAATCCTGGTGTCCTGCCTGTCCCACCACAGCACTTGGACCTGGGCGAGACTCCAGCAGCATACACAGGGAGGCCCTCGGAGATGGAcagctccctctcctccacctccacctcctgtgAGTCCCAAGCCACGGACTGTAGCATGAACTCCTGGTCCACCTTCAACACGCGTGATGAGGAGGTGTTCCGCACTGGCATGGCAGCATTGGATGCAAGCATAGCCAGGCTACAGAGAACCCTGCAGATCGATATCAGGAGATGA
- the LOC125288689 gene encoding ropporin-1-like — protein MSNTRKKVVIPPELPELLKQFTKDAIRTQPEDLIQWSTLYFTALVQEKPLPVRDNLEKATAPNSMDLTPQALQAMHSQVGSNSKVTKGQIVEVWKSFGLSQDLLKHIFAVGSFGDEIEWIKFFALGCSYLGGTIKNAMVHACYMLNSDSSCLPPDAVIPYDTFRYLYTYLAAVDGEVAQTQLDRALSQLESLSRDNNGVVKVTDFINSRTIRLG, from the exons ATGTCCAACACGCGAAAGAAAGTAGTTATCCCACCTGAGCTCCCGGAGCTCTTAAAGCAGTTCACCAAGGATGCCATCCGCACTCAGCCAGAAGATCTCATTCAGTGGTCCACATT GTACTTTACTGCACTTGTCCAAGAAAAGCCATTGCCTGTGAGGGACAACCTGGAGAAGGCCACTGCCCCAAACTCCATGGACCTCACTCCACAGGCTCTTCAAGCTATGCATTCCCAG GTGGGAAGTAATAGCAAAGTAACGAAGGGGCAGATTGTAGAGGTGTGGAAGTCCTTTGGTTTATCGCAGGACCTGCTCAAGCACATCTTCGCTGTTGGCTCATTTGGTGATGAGATTGAATGGATTAAATTCTTTGCTCTTGGCTGTAGCTACCTAGGAGGG ACCATTAAGAATGCCATGGTCCACGCCTGCTACATGCTCAATTCAGACAGCAGCTGCCTTCCTCCAGACGCGGTCATCCCCTACGACACCTTCCGCTACCTGTACACCTACCTGGCAGCGGTGGATGGAGAGGTGGCTCAGACACAGCTGGACCGAGCCCTTTCCCAGTTAGAGTCACTTTC gAGGGATAACAATGGTGTGGTCAAGGTGACTGACTTCATCAACAGCCGTACAATCCGTTTAGGATGA
- the iqcb1 gene encoding IQ calmodulin-binding motif-containing protein 1 isoform X1 yields MNLDIQALVTATKSKPEDAVEDVLAKLSECLGKQSLQAEEELEIFKQDLFNHGIMDYCSRALTLNFTNSYGGYKTAVQIADILSACCVGIGRVKKSKAFHKFLPVVVKNLFSLADSLMMKALRDKSEIERARMFRKVMGSISWLLRAHHHLLAHVLNSKHYENIQLSEDEDVAVALLSLWLELLGMKSSKVFEDIGDQALLAIMDDTVYKMSSFQNPVIGRSSVKILMHIMNHDSKMIEVIVKRYKGLAALAVKDWRGKGFDPVLDRFVSLLKSSPFRRTATKGEDVAAEQERAACVIQAAWRAHRTRKRLKKLPRAISRLQRSFRERKRREVAQQERKQAEEDLRMHMQLRRQRANRMFRQRQLQLMEILPAAQVERYLGEVERQAALLIQRVWRGHRERRVFRQRRYHLKRHKAAVTIQRAVLRFLERRRAQKAYATPWMGLRKPSDARRAELQQEVDEYLALYRSRGVSEEHCRELHTSTQQQLRQWLSTREAAQREEEHTQALLAQINTDMELLLNAPSLKESTPQDCEHFRSRSGPVALRAKQCHGAMVRSASLPWWRKLTEESTHADLFCIHGDDDDFGQVDLEVARLYLGGIREDAAAPE; encoded by the exons ATGAATCTCGACATTCAGGCGTTGGTTACAGCAACAAAAAGTAAACCAGAGGATGCAGTAGAGGACGTTTTGGCGAAGTTATCGG AATGTTTAGGAAAGCAATCACTGCAAGCTGAAGAGGAACTGGAGATTTTCAAGCAAGACCTGTTCAACCATGGCATAATGGATTACTGTTCAAGGGCTCTGACGCTCAATTTTACCAACTCTTATGGAGGATACAAAACTGCTGTACAGATTGCAGATATTCTAAG TGCATGCTGTGTTGGTATCGGCAGAGTCAAGAAATCTAAAGCCTTCCACAAGTTTCTGCCAGTGGTGGTGAAAAACCTTTTCTCGCTCGCGGACTCCCTTATGATGAAAGCTCTGCGG GATAAGAGTGAAATCGAAAGGGCTCGTATGTTCCGGAAGGTCATGGGCTCCATAAGCTGGCTCCTGAGGGCTCACCATCATCTTCTTGCACATG TTCTTAATTCCAAACACTATGAAAACATCCAGTTGTCTGAGGATGAGGACGTGGCTGTGGCCTTGCTGTCTCTATGGTTGGAGCTGCTCGGTATGAAAAG CTCCAAAGTCTTTGAGGACATTGGGGACCAGGCTTTGCTTGCCATTATGGATGACACCGTGTACAAGATGTCCAGCTTTCAGAATCCAGTTATTGGCCGCAGTTCAGTGAAGATTCTGATGCACATCATGAATCATGATAGCAAAATGATTGAAGTTATTGTAAAACGTTACAAAG GCCTGGCTGCATTGGCAGTGAAAGACTGGAGAGGCAAAGGCTTCGACCCTGTGCTGGATCGATTTGTCAGCCTGCTGAAGTCATCACCCTTCCGACGCACTGCGACCAAG GGTGAGGATGTGGCAGCAGAGCAGGAGAGGGCAGCGTGTGTGATCCAGGCTGCCTGGAGGGCCCACCGGACGCGAAAGAGACTGAAGAAACTCCCACGAGCCATCAGCAGACTGCAGAGGAGCTTCAG ggAGAGGAAACGCAGGGAGGTGGCGCAGCAGGAGAGGAAGCAGGCAGAGGAGGACCTGCGCATGCACATGCAGCTGCGCAGACAGAGAGCCAACCGCATGTTCCGCCAGAGGCAGCTGCAGCTCATGGAGATCCTCCCTGCAG CCCAGGTGGAGCGTTACCTGGGGGAGGTGGAGCGTCAGGCGGCCCTGCTGATCCAGCGTGTGTGGAGGGGCCACCGGGAGAGACGGGTCTTCCGGCAGCGCAGATACCACCTCAAGCGCCACAAGGCTGCCGTGACCATCCAGAGAGCC GTCCTGCGCTTCTTGGAGCGGCGGCGTGCCCAGAAGGCTTATGCCACCCCCTGGATGGGGCTCAGAAAGCCCTCGGACGCCAGGAGGGCTGAACTGCAGCAGGAGGTGGACGAGTACCTCGCCCTGTACCGT TCTCGTGGCGTGTCGGAGGAGCACTGTCGGGAGCTCCACACCAGCACCCAGCAGCAGCTGCGGCAGTGGCTGAGCACCAGGGAAGCGgcgcagagagaggaggagcacaCACAGGCCCTACTGGCCCAGATCAACACTGACATGGAGCTGCTACTCA ATGCCCCTTCCTTGAAGGAGTCCACGCCGCAGGACTGTGAGCACTTCCGGAGTCGCTCGGGGCCAGTGGCCCTGCGTGCCAAACAGTGCCACGGTGCCATGGTCCGGTCAGCCAGCCTGCCCTGGTGGAGGAAGCTCACAGAGGAGTCCACCCATGCGGACCTGTTCTGTATCCACGGCGACGATGACGACTTTGGGCAGGTGGACTTGGAGGTTGCGAGACTGTATCTGGGTGGAATACGTGAGGATGCAGCAGCACCGGAGTGA
- the iqcb1 gene encoding IQ calmodulin-binding motif-containing protein 1 isoform X3, with protein sequence MNLDIQALVTATKSKPEDAVEDVLAKLSECLGKQSLQAEEELEIFKQDLFNHGIMDYCSRALTLNFTNSYGGYKTAVQIADILSACCVGIGRVKKSKAFHKFLPVVVKNLFSLADSLMMKALRDKSEIERARMFRKVMGSISWLLRAHHHLLAHVLNSKHYENIQLSEDEDVAVALLSLWLELLGMKSSKVFEDIGDQALLAIMDDTVYKMSSFQNPVIGRSSVKILMHIMNHDSKMIEVIVKRYKGLAALAVKDWRGKGFDPVLDRFVSLLKSSPFRRTATKGEDVAAEQERAACVIQAAWRAHRTRKRLKKLPRAISRLQRSFRERKRREVAQQERKQAEEDLRMHMQLRRQRANRMFRQRQLQLMEILPAAQVERYLGEVERQAALLIQRVWRGHRERRVFRQRRYHLKRHKAAVTIQRAVLRFLERRRAQKAYATPWMGLRKPSDARRAELQQEVDEYLALYRSRGVSEEHCRELCVCVCVCVCGWVCVVLIYLLSLL encoded by the exons ATGAATCTCGACATTCAGGCGTTGGTTACAGCAACAAAAAGTAAACCAGAGGATGCAGTAGAGGACGTTTTGGCGAAGTTATCGG AATGTTTAGGAAAGCAATCACTGCAAGCTGAAGAGGAACTGGAGATTTTCAAGCAAGACCTGTTCAACCATGGCATAATGGATTACTGTTCAAGGGCTCTGACGCTCAATTTTACCAACTCTTATGGAGGATACAAAACTGCTGTACAGATTGCAGATATTCTAAG TGCATGCTGTGTTGGTATCGGCAGAGTCAAGAAATCTAAAGCCTTCCACAAGTTTCTGCCAGTGGTGGTGAAAAACCTTTTCTCGCTCGCGGACTCCCTTATGATGAAAGCTCTGCGG GATAAGAGTGAAATCGAAAGGGCTCGTATGTTCCGGAAGGTCATGGGCTCCATAAGCTGGCTCCTGAGGGCTCACCATCATCTTCTTGCACATG TTCTTAATTCCAAACACTATGAAAACATCCAGTTGTCTGAGGATGAGGACGTGGCTGTGGCCTTGCTGTCTCTATGGTTGGAGCTGCTCGGTATGAAAAG CTCCAAAGTCTTTGAGGACATTGGGGACCAGGCTTTGCTTGCCATTATGGATGACACCGTGTACAAGATGTCCAGCTTTCAGAATCCAGTTATTGGCCGCAGTTCAGTGAAGATTCTGATGCACATCATGAATCATGATAGCAAAATGATTGAAGTTATTGTAAAACGTTACAAAG GCCTGGCTGCATTGGCAGTGAAAGACTGGAGAGGCAAAGGCTTCGACCCTGTGCTGGATCGATTTGTCAGCCTGCTGAAGTCATCACCCTTCCGACGCACTGCGACCAAG GGTGAGGATGTGGCAGCAGAGCAGGAGAGGGCAGCGTGTGTGATCCAGGCTGCCTGGAGGGCCCACCGGACGCGAAAGAGACTGAAGAAACTCCCACGAGCCATCAGCAGACTGCAGAGGAGCTTCAG ggAGAGGAAACGCAGGGAGGTGGCGCAGCAGGAGAGGAAGCAGGCAGAGGAGGACCTGCGCATGCACATGCAGCTGCGCAGACAGAGAGCCAACCGCATGTTCCGCCAGAGGCAGCTGCAGCTCATGGAGATCCTCCCTGCAG CCCAGGTGGAGCGTTACCTGGGGGAGGTGGAGCGTCAGGCGGCCCTGCTGATCCAGCGTGTGTGGAGGGGCCACCGGGAGAGACGGGTCTTCCGGCAGCGCAGATACCACCTCAAGCGCCACAAGGCTGCCGTGACCATCCAGAGAGCC GTCCTGCGCTTCTTGGAGCGGCGGCGTGCCCAGAAGGCTTATGCCACCCCCTGGATGGGGCTCAGAAAGCCCTCGGACGCCAGGAGGGCTGAACTGCAGCAGGAGGTGGACGAGTACCTCGCCCTGTACCGT TCTCGTGGCGTGTCGGAGGAGCACTGTcgggagctctgtgtgtgtgtgtgtgtgtgtgtgtgtgggtgggtgtgtgtggtcctgATTTACCTGCTCTCTCTTCTTTAG